The Candidatus Thermoplasmatota archaeon genome includes a region encoding these proteins:
- a CDS encoding SMC family ATPase gives MILKTLTLINYRKFKYSTLEFPDGIIGVMGLNGVGKSTIFEAIAWALYGPNAARTSVDQIKRENAADSDPCRVELEFIFEDDRYRVVREMSGKSLSASASVLVNDKLAASGAETVSKYIQKKLGMDFKSFFTSIFAKQKELNVLSMMNASERRPLILRMLGIDELDEVVKQIRNDKRNKDTLIEKLSQDITDEKTGKSKIEIYGNEIKELNKKKESLDESITKTKAEIQVLKKEVEALEKNCVSNKKEYEKINQLKEKLTEKKTLFENKKKLELEIKNLRSKITERQKLLELQRKKTKSFDKLDTDMENVEKKLGVLEEELEKIVKKIEQEKTLIENIRETVSEIENKKKNIVKLGPDAKCPTCDRVLGKQHNKLLEKYDKEKKEKEGKIRLLLENIKTDLEKKDKLSREKQALEKKRNYLQTRFRDKERLDATIENILSEIERERKEIENKELQLKKIGVVDFVPLEYESVKNQVNDFYKRYQTSLDLLAEKKDAFVNSRIELEKKEGDKNLINQKIKNHQDKISELGVLKDRIKDEKKNAQQLGMLSDIMFSFRTHLISRIRPTLSSYASDYFERLTDGKYREIELDEDYNIMIYDDGNLYGIQRFSGGEEDLANLCLRLAISEVITERAGGAFNFIILDEIFGSQDMIRRQNIMKALNGLSSKFRQIFLVTHIDDVKNYVENVIYVNENEDGVSSIKIE, from the coding sequence ATGATTCTAAAAACCCTGACTCTGATAAATTATAGAAAATTCAAATATTCTACCTTGGAATTCCCAGATGGGATAATTGGGGTTATGGGGTTAAACGGTGTGGGAAAATCAACAATTTTTGAGGCAATCGCCTGGGCGCTATATGGTCCAAATGCTGCAAGGACATCAGTGGATCAAATCAAAAGAGAAAACGCAGCAGACTCAGACCCATGTAGAGTTGAACTGGAATTTATTTTTGAAGACGATAGATATCGGGTAGTACGTGAGATGTCAGGTAAGAGTTTATCTGCCTCAGCATCTGTCCTTGTAAATGATAAACTTGCAGCTAGTGGCGCAGAAACAGTAAGCAAATACATACAGAAAAAACTAGGGATGGACTTCAAATCATTTTTCACATCCATATTTGCTAAACAAAAAGAGTTGAATGTTTTATCTATGATGAATGCTAGTGAAAGACGACCTCTCATATTAAGGATGCTGGGTATTGATGAGTTAGACGAGGTTGTGAAACAGATAAGGAATGATAAGAGAAATAAAGACACGTTGATAGAGAAACTTAGTCAAGATATCACAGATGAAAAAACCGGAAAAAGCAAAATAGAGATATATGGAAACGAAATCAAAGAGTTAAACAAGAAAAAAGAATCTTTAGATGAATCGATAACAAAAACCAAAGCAGAAATACAGGTTTTAAAAAAAGAAGTAGAAGCCTTGGAAAAAAATTGTGTTTCCAACAAAAAGGAATACGAGAAAATAAACCAGTTAAAAGAAAAATTAACTGAGAAAAAAACTTTATTTGAAAACAAAAAAAAGCTGGAGTTGGAAATTAAAAATTTAAGATCCAAGATAACAGAGAGACAAAAACTTTTAGAACTGCAGCGTAAAAAAACAAAGAGTTTTGATAAACTAGACACTGATATGGAAAACGTTGAAAAAAAACTAGGAGTGTTGGAAGAAGAGTTAGAAAAAATAGTTAAAAAAATCGAGCAAGAAAAAACCCTCATAGAAAACATCAGAGAAACTGTATCTGAGATAGAAAACAAGAAAAAAAACATAGTTAAATTAGGACCTGATGCAAAATGTCCAACCTGTGACCGGGTTTTGGGTAAACAACACAACAAACTTTTAGAAAAATATGATAAAGAAAAAAAAGAAAAAGAGGGTAAAATAAGACTCCTTTTAGAAAACATTAAAACTGATTTAGAGAAAAAAGATAAATTGTCTCGTGAGAAACAGGCTTTGGAGAAGAAACGTAATTATTTACAGACCAGGTTTAGAGATAAAGAAAGATTAGATGCTACGATTGAAAACATTTTATCAGAGATAGAAAGAGAAAGAAAAGAAATAGAAAACAAAGAATTACAACTTAAGAAAATCGGTGTGGTAGATTTTGTTCCATTGGAATATGAATCTGTTAAAAATCAGGTTAACGATTTTTATAAAAGATATCAAACCTCCTTGGATTTACTAGCTGAGAAAAAAGATGCATTTGTGAACTCGAGGATTGAATTAGAAAAAAAAGAGGGAGATAAAAACCTTATCAACCAGAAAATAAAAAACCATCAGGATAAAATATCTGAGCTTGGGGTGTTAAAAGATAGGATAAAAGATGAAAAGAAAAACGCACAACAACTTGGCATGCTTAGTGATATTATGTTTTCTTTTAGAACCCATTTGATATCTAGAATACGACCCACGTTGTCATCCTATGCATCTGATTATTTTGAACGTCTCACAGATGGAAAATATCGTGAGATCGAGTTGGATGAGGATTATAATATAATGATTTATGATGATGGCAACTTATATGGTATACAGCGTTTTTCTGGTGGTGAAGAGGATTTAGCTAACCTCTGTTTACGTTTGGCTATATCTGAGGTTATAACAGAGCGTGCAGGTGGTGCATTTAACTTCATAATATTGGATGAGATATTTGGTTCTCAGGATATGATAAGACGGCAGAATATAATGAAGGCGCTGAACGGTTTGTCATCTAAGTTCAGACAGATTTTTCTTGTTACACATATTGATGATGTGAAGAATTATGTTGAGAATGTTATTTATGTTAATGAAAATGAGGATGGAGTTAGCAGTATAAAGATAGAATAA